ATATTGCGGCCGGCACCGCGGTGCGCTTCGAGCCGGGACAGGCCCGCACCGTGCAACTGGTGGCCTATGCCGGCAAGCGCGAGGTGTACGGCTTTCAGGGCAAGGTGATGGGCGCGCTGGAGGGCAAGGCATGAGCCGTATTTCCCGTCGGGCCTACGCCGACATGTTCGGGCCCACTGTCGGCGACCGCGTGCGCCTGGCCGACACCGCGCTGTGGGTGGAGGTGGAGAAGGACTTCACGATCTATGGCGAAGAGGTCAAGTTCGGCGGCGGCAAGGTGATCCGCGACGGCATGGGCCAGGGCCAGATGCTGGCGGCCGAGGCCATGGACCTGGTGCTGACCAACGCGTTGATCATCGACCACTGGGGCATCGTCAAGGCCGATATCGGCGTCAAGCACGGCCGTATCGCCGCCATCGGCAAGGCCGGCAACCCTGATGTGCAGCCCGGCGTGACGGTGCCGGTAGGGCCGGGCACCGAGGTGATCGCCGCCGAAGGCAAGATCGTCACCGCAGGCGGCATCGACTCGCATATCCACTTCATCTGCCCGCAGCAGGTGGACGAGGCGTTGACCAGCGGCGTGACCACCTTCATCGGCGGCGGCACCGGGCCGGCCACCGGCACCAACGCCACCACCTGCACCCCCGGCCCCTGGTACCTGGCGCGCATGCTCCAGGCCGCAGACTGCCTGCCGATCAACATCGGCCTGCTGGGCAAGGGCAACGCCTCGCGCCCCGAGGCCCTGCGCGAGCAAATTGCTGCCGGCGCCGTGGGCCTCAAGCTGCACGAGGACTGGGGCTCGACGCCCGCCGCCATCGACTGCTGCCTGGGCGTGGCCGAGGAGATGGACATCCAGGTGGCGATCCACACCGACACGCTCAACGAGTCGGGTTGCATTGAGGACACCCTGGCCGCCATCGGCGAGCGCACTATTCACACCTTCCACACCGAAGGGGCAGGTGGCGGCCACGCGCCGGACATCATCCGCGCGGCGGGGCAGGCCAACGTGCTGCCGTCCTCGACCAATCCGACGCTGCCCTACACCGTGAACACGGTAGACGAGCATCTCGACATGCTCATGGTCTGCCACCACCTGGACCCGAGCATCGCCGAGGACGTGGCTTTCGCCGAGTCGCGCATCCGCCGCGAGACCATCGCCGCCGAGGATATCCTCCACGACATGGGCGCCTTCGCCATGACCTCGTCCGACTCCCAGGCCATGGGCCGGGTCGGCGAGGTGGTGCTGCGCACCTGGCAGGTGGCGCACCAGATGAAGCTGCGCCGTGGCCCGCTGGCGCCGGATGGCGCCTACAGCGACAACTTCCGGGTCAAGCGCTACATCGCCAAGTACACCCTCAACCCGGCGCTGACCCATGGCATCGCCCACGAGGTCGGTTCGGTGGAGGTGGGCAAGCTCGCCGACCTGGTGTTGTGGGCGCCGGCGTTCTTCGCGGTCAAGCCGGCGCTGGTGCTCAAGGGCGGGATGATCGCCACGGCGCCAATGGGCGATATCAACGGCTCGATCCCGACCCCGCAACCGGTGCACTACCGGCCTATGTTCGGCGCCCTGGGCGCGGCGCGGCATGCCACGCGCATGACCTTTCTGCCCCAGGCCGCCCTGGACCGTGGCCTGCCCCATGAGCTGAAGCTGCAGAGCCTGATCGGCGTGGCCCATGGCTGTCGGCGGGTGCGCAAGGCCGACATGGTCCACAACACCCTGCAACCGCTGATCGAGGTCGATGCCCAGACCTACCAGGTGCGCGCCGACGGCGAGTTGCTGGTGTGCGAGCCGGCCCACGAGCTGCCGCTGGCGCAGCGCTATTTCCTGTTCTGAAGGAGCGAACATGATTGTCCTCACCCGTCGCATCACCCAAGCCGGCGCCATCACCGGCACCGTCACCCTCGATGTCGACAGCCGCATCAAGAGCCGTCTGCGCGTCACCCTCGAGGATGGCCGCGAGGCCGGATTGATGCTCGAGCGCGGCCATCTGCTGCGTGGCGGCGAACTGCTGAGCGACGCCGAAGGCACTCAGGTAATCCAGGTACTGGCCGCGCCGGAGGCGGTGTCCACGGTGCGCTGCGCCGACCCGCACCTGCTGGCCCGCGCCGCCTACCACCTGGGCAACCGCCATGTGCCGCTGCAGATCGAGCCGGGCCTGTTGCGTTACCAGCACGACCATGTGCTCGACGACATGCTGCGCGGCCTGGGGCTGGAGGTGGTCGCCGAACAGGCGCCGTTCGAGCCCGAGGCCGGCGCCTACCAGAGCGCGCCACACGGACATTCCCACGGCCACGCCCATCCGTTCGTTCGTTTGCCTGCCCATTCCTGACCTCACCCTGGAGCCCACAATGAAAAAGACTTTCGCCCTGGTACTGCTGATGGTGGCCCTGCCGGCCTTCGCCCACCCCGGCCACGACGCCAACCCGTTGCAGGACGGCCTGCTGCACCCGCTGACCGGCCTCGATCACCTGCTGATGCTGCTCGGTACCGGCGTGCTCGCCGCCCTGACCCGACGCAACCTGGCCCTGCCGTTGGCGACCCTGGCGGCGATGTTTGTTGGCGCGGTGTGCGGCCATCTGTTCGGCGACGTGGTTGGTATGGAGCAGATGATCCTCGGCTCGCTGCTGGTGGCCGCCGCCGCCATGCTGCTGCCGAGCCGCCAGTTGCTGCTGTCGCTGATCATGCCGGTGTTCGCCCTGTTCCACGGCTGGGCCCACGGCGTGGAAGCCACCCCCAGCGCGTTCTGGCAGTTCAGCGCCGGCTTCGTCACGGTCAGCGGCCTGCTGCTGGCGGTGGGCTTCGGCGTCGGCTGCCTGCTGCGTCGTCATGCCGGCCTGCAGAAAGCCTTTGGCGGCGGCCTGCTGGCCGGTGCCGCCCTGGTGCTGGCCGGCTGATGACCAGCGACCTGGCGTTGCTGCGCCTGTTGCAGCTGGCCAGCCCCGGCCTGCCCGTGGGCGGCTTCACCTACTCGCAAGGCCTGGAGTGGGCCGTGGAAGCCGGCTGGGTGAAGGGTGCCAAGGGCTTCGCGGCCTGGCAGCGCGAGCAGTTGCGCGACACCCTCGGCCATCTCGATTGGCCGCTGCTGGCACGCCTTTACCGGGCATGCCAGGCAGACGATGCCGATGCCTTCGCCCACTGGAGCCTGTTCCTGCTGGCCAACCGCGAGACTGCCGAACTGCGCCTTGAAGAGCGCCAGCGCGGCAGCGCCCTGGCACGCCTGCTCGATGGCTGGCAACTGGCGCAGGCTCCGGCCTGGCGCGCCAGCCTCGAACTCAGTCAGTTGGGCGGCATGGCCTGGCTCGGCGCGCATTGGTCGATTCCTCTGCGCCAGCTCGCCCTGGGCCATGGCTTCGCCTGGCTGGAAGGGGCGGTGATGGCGGGGGTGAAGCTGGTGCCGTTCGGCCAGCAGGCCGCCCAGACCTTGCTGCGTGACCTGGGCGAGGAGCTGCCCGCGGTGCTCGATCATGCCCTGGCCCTCGACGACGACCAGCTCGGCGGCGGTCTGCCGCTGCTGGCCATCGCCTCATCGCGTCACGAAACCCAATACACCCGTTTGTTCCGTTCCTGAGGACTGCCTAGATGGAAAACTACCAGCAACCCTTGCGCGTCGGTGTCGGCGGCCCGGTCGGATCCGGCAAGACCGCGCTGCTCGAGTGCCTGTGCAAGGCCATGCGCGACCACTACCAGATCGCCGTGGTGACCAACGACATCTACACCAAGGAGGACCAGCGCATCCTCACCGAGGCCGGGGCCCTTGCACCCGAGCGTATCGTCGGCGTCGAGACCGGTGGCTGTCCGCACACCGCCATCCGCGAGGACGCCTCGATGAACCTGGCCGCCGTCGAGGCACTGGCGCGCAGGTTCGGCAACCTCGAAGTGATCTTCGTCGAGAGTGGCGGCGACAACCTCAGCGCCACCTTCAGCCCGGAGCTGGCCGACCTTACCATCTACGTGATCGATGTGGCCGAGGGCGAGAAGATCCCGCGCAAGGGCGGGCCGGGCATCACCAAGTCAGATTTCCTGGTGATCAACAAGACCGACCTGGCGCCCTATGTTGGTGCTTCTCTGGAGGTGATGGAGCGTGATACCCGGCGCATGCGCCCGGAGCGGCCATGGACGTTCAGCAACCTGAAGAAGGGCGAGGGCTTGCAAGCGGTAATCGATTTCATCGTCGAGCGGGGGATGCTGGGAGAAAGAGGCTGTAGGAGTTATGGAGCGTGAGTGACTTACTCGACTGATTGCCTACTGTTCTGAAGAGGGTTTCGGGCGGCGGAGTGGGCTTTTCCTAAAGCTGAATGGCCCGGCTGACAGATAAAGTCTGTCGGGCTGCAGGGGAAAGAATTCGCCAGCGGTAAATGAAACCAGGACTCACTGAAAGGACACTGTATGAACAAGGCCGTATTGGCAGCGTTTTTGGCATCTGCAGGCTTGATCCAGGCTGCGCATGGTGATGAGCAGGCAAGCGCTGTCGTTGCCAAAGCGCATTCGCCGTTCAGTCGCGACGACGCTGCCGAGCAGAGGCTGCAGCTTGCCGCTGCATACCTTGGCGATACGGGGTGTGGGGCATGCCCACAAGGAACGGCGCGGACACCGGCCGGGAACTGTCAGCCGCCTTTCGATTTCGATTGATCGCAAGTTCTGAGTCTACCGAGCCAGCGCCTGGTTCGGCTTGTAGAACAGGAAGTGTGTGGTCTCGGCGGTCTTGCGGTAGGCCTTGGCCCACTCCGGGTTCACATTGCGGTCATGGAAATAAAGCGCGCCGCCGGTCGGGTCCTGCAACTGCTGGTTGAGGGCCTTGCGAGCGATTTCCTTGGCTACCGCGTAACGTTGCGCTTCTTCCACCTGGTCGGGGCGCCCGTCGCACCACCAGGAAAACTGGCAGCTCTTGCTCTCGACGCCCTGCTTGACCACCCCACAGATGCTGTCGGGAAAGCCCTCGTGGCCCAGGCGGTTGAGCACCACGCTGGCCACCGCGCTCATGTCCTTGGTGTCGGCGCCCTTGGCCTCCCAGTAGATGGTGCGCGCCAGGCAGGTGATGCTGTCGTCCATCGGCGCCTGGCCGGCTGGGTCGACGGCCTGGACTTCACCGGGGGTAAGGGTTTCCTGCTTTTTCGGCGGTGGCGCATCCTCGACCACCTTTTCTTCCAGCGCCTGTGCCTTGTCTTCGGCGACCGCGGCCTTCTGGCTGTCGGCGGCAGGGAGGGGGCCTGTAAGCAGGGTCAGGGACAGGCCGAACAGCATCCACGATAGGCGCATGATCGAGTTTCCGCAGGGTGGGCTGTCCACAGTCTAGCCGTATCGCATCAACTCAACGTCAAAGTCAGCATCAGCGGCAGGGTTGCGGCGGCGACGACGGTCTGCAGGGCGATGATGGTGGCCATCAGCGGCGCGTTACCGCCCATTTGCCGCGCCATCACGTAGGACGACGAGGCGGTGGGCAGCGCCTGGAACAGCACGGCTACCACCGCGGCCTGGCCGCCCAGCCCGAGCACCCGGCACAGGCACCAGGTGGTCAGCGGCATGACCAGGAATTTGAACAGCGACGCGGCCACCAGCGGTTTGACCTGCTGGCCCAGGCGCGCCCCGCCCAGCGCCGCGCCGACGCACAACAGGCCCAGTGGCAGCGCCGCCTGGCCCAGGGCCTTGACCGTGGGTTCCAGGCCGGCCGGCAGGCCCAGGCCGGTCAGCCGTAGCAGCAGCCCAGCGGCGCAGCCGATGATCAGCGGATTGGCGAAGATCGCCTTGAGCACGGTGGCGGGTGAACTGTGGCGTGCGCTGAAGCGGGCGAAGACCAGCACGCAGAGCAGGTTGACCAGTGGCACGATGGCGGCGTTGGCCACCGCCGCCAGGGCGATGCCGGCCGTGCCGTAGATTCCGGCGGCCAGGGTTGCGCCAATATAGTTGTTGAAGCGCACGCCACCCTGGAACACCGAAGTGAAGTCGGCGCCGTCATGACTGGCCGCGCCCTGGTAGAGCACCAGCAGCAGGGCGCCGAGCAGCGTCGAGAGCATCAGCACGCCGACCATGCCCAGCACCGGCACGCCGTCGAGGTTGGCGGTGGCCAGGCCGTGGAGGAACAGCGACGGCAGCAGCACGTAGTAGCTCAGGCGCTCGGCACCGGGCCAGAAGGTTTCGGCGAGAAAGCCACGCAGCCGCAGCCAGGTGCCCAGGGCGATGAGCAGGATGATCGGGACAAGGGTGGTGAGCAGCAGAGGGAGCATGGGCGCGGGTCCATGGTCGGGTACCGCCACAGACTAACGGAGTCGAGTAAGCAGAAAAAACGCTGTTTTCTTTAGCGACTGTTGAGGAAAACTGCATGGATCTGGGGCTGCTTCGCAGCCCTTGGGAGTCATGCCTCGAGCGCAGTCTTGAGTACGGCGCTTAAATGCCGGCGCTGACTCTTCTCGTGTTCCAACAGCACCATGCGCCGGGTCAGCTGTGGCTCGCCGAAGGGCAACACGGTGGCGGCCGGCAATCGTTCGAGGTCATCGTCGCTCATGGGAATGACCGCCACACCCAAGCCCATGGCTGCCATCCGCGCCAGGGCCTCCTGGCTGTCCAGTTCCATCTGCTCGTTGACCTGCAGGCGCTGGCGGCGCAGTTCCTGTTCGATCTGCCGACCGGCCCAGGCGCGCTTGTCGAAGCGCAGGAACGGCTGGTTGGCGAGCAGTGTCGGCAGGCTCTGACCGGCCAGGTCAGGGCTGGCGATGGCCCAGAAGCGGTCCTCGAACAGCGGCGTGTTCTGCAGGCTCTGCGGGTACGGACTGACGGGCTCGGTAGTGATGGCCGCGTCCAGTTCGCCATCCTCGACCCGGCGGGCGAGCTCCGCCGACATGCCCGAGACCACGCTGACATGCAGCTCGGGATGGTGGGCCTTGATCCAAACCAGCGCTCTGGGCAGGCGCCGGGCAAGCACCGTGTGGATCGCGCCGATGCGCAGGCGCCCGCGCAGGCTCGGGCCACTGGCCAGGGTATCGGCCAGCTCGTCGTAGGCAGCCAGGATGCCTTCTGCGCGCGCTACCGCCAGTTGCCCGGCCTCGGTCAGCACGACTTGCCGGCGGCTGCGGTCGAACAGGGCGACCTGCAGCTCTTCTTCCAGGGTCTTGATGTGCAGGCTCACCGCTGAAGGGGTCAGGCTCAGCAGGTCGGCGGCGCGGGCGAAGGTACCATGGCGGGCGATGGTGACCAGGGTGCGCAGGGCTTTGAGGGACACGTGTGGCAGGCTCCGGATGCTGGCAGGGCTCGGGTACGATACGCGAATGTGGGCCTCAGCGCCCGGGGCGACCATAGGCCTGGCTGATGCGGTCGATGACCATCGCCAGGGCGACGATCGCCAGGCCCGCTTCGACGCCCTGGCCGACGTTCAGGGTCTGGATTCCCGCCAGCACATCCTCGCCCAGCCCGCGGGCGCCGATCATCGAGGCCACCACTACCATCGACAAGGCCATCATCACCGACTGGTTGAGCCCGGCCATGATGCTCGGCAAGGCCAGCGGTAGGGCGATGCGTCGCAAGCGCTGCCAGCGGCTGGCGCCCAGGCCGTGAGCGGCCTGCAGCAGTGACGGGTCGATCTGCGCCAGGCCCAGGTCGGTCAGGCGCACCAGCGGCGGCAGGGCGTAGATGAGGGTGGCGAACACCGCAGGCACCTTGCCCAGGCCGAACAGCATCAGCACTGGAATCAGGTAGACGAAGGCCGGCAACGTCTGCATCACGTCGAGCACCGGCAGGATCAGGCGCCGGGCCAGGGGGCGGGTGGCCAGCAGGATGCCCAGCGGCACGCCAACCAGCACACACAGGCCGGTACTCACCAGCACCAGGGCGAGGGTCTGTAGCAGCTTGTCCCACAGCCCGAGCATGCCGATCAGCGCCAGCAGCAGCGGCAGCACCACTGCCCGTGCCAGGCTGCGGCTGGCGTGCCAGGCCAGCAGCCCGACCAGCAGCAACAGCAGCCACCAAGGCAGCAGCCGGAGCAGGTTTTCCAGGCCCACCAGCAGTTGCAGCAGTTGATCGGAGATGCCGCGCAGGTGATCGCCATAGTGCAGCACCAGCCAGTCGACCAGGCGGTTGACCCAGCCGGCGAAGGAGAATTGCAGGGCTTCGGGGAAGCCGCCGCTCACAGGCCGGCCTCGACCTTGGCGGCGTTTTCGGCGGGCAGCCAGGCCTTCCAAACCGCAGGGTTTGCACGCAGGAAGGCGATCGCCGCGTCGCGGGGTTTCTGTCGGGTTTCGCTCATGTCGGCGAGGGCCTTGTTCAGAGTGTCGATGGGCAGGTCGACTTTCTCGAACACGGCGACCAGTTCCGGGTGGGCGTCACGAAACGCCTTCGACACCCCGATCGAGAGCTTGGCCGGCAGCGAACGGCTGCCTTTGGGGCTGGGGTTGGCGGCATCGGTGAGGGTGGCCCAGGCGGTTGCATCGAACGGGGGTTCTTCGAGGCGTACCAGGTCGTAGCGGCCCATCAGTGGAGTAGGGCTCCAGTAGTAGAACAACACAGGCTTGCCGAGCTTGATCTTGGCGGCGATTTCGGCGTCGAGGGCCGCGCCGGTGCCGCTGCGGAAGTTGTTGTACAGCCCGTCCAGGCCATAGGCCTTGAGCTTCTGGCTGTTGACGGTCTCGGAAGTCCAGCCGCTGGGGCTATTGAGGAAGCGGCCCTTGCCGGGCGCCTCGGGGTCGTCGAATACCTGGGGGTAGCGCTTGAGGTCGTCGACGCTGCGCAGGTCCGGAGCCAAGGGCTTGAGTTTGCGGGCCGGGTCGCCCTTGATGACGTAGGCCGGTACCCACCAGCCTTCCTCCGCGTTCTTCACCGTGTCGCCCAGGGCGAACACCTGGCCGGCCTGCTCGGCCTTGACCCAGGCCGGGCTGCGCCCGGCCCATTCCTCGGCGATCACTTGCAGGTCGTTGCGTGCCAGGGCCACTTCCATGCTCACGGTGCTGCCGGGCAGGGTGTCGGTGGGGTAGCCGTAGCCACGTTCGACGATCAGGCGCAGGATCTCGGTGGTCAGTGCGCCGCTTTCCCAGCCGATGGCGCCGAAGTGGATAGGGGCGGGTTGTTCGGCTGATGCGGCGCTGTCGGTGCTGGCCAGGCCGATGGCCAGCAGCAGGCCGGCCAGCAGGGTGGGGACTTTCTTCATCGGGGCCTCGTCGGTTGCCGGTCCTTGGGTTCCGGCAGAAGTGTAGACGACGAGGTTGCCGGGGCTGCTTCGCAGCCCTTTCGCGACGCAAGGCCGCTCCCACAGGGGAACGCGCCAGCCTGGGAAATCGGGGCTGGTAGCAGCCCCGGCGGGGTGGACTCAAACGCGGAACTGATCCATCAGCCCCTGCTGCTGGTTGGCCAGGCTGTTGAGCGACTGGCTGACCCGCGCCGATTCGTTGGCCTGGCCGCTCAGCGACTCGGTCACGTCACGGATGGTGGCGACGTTGCTGTTAATCTCCTCGGCCACCGCGCTCTGCTCCTCGGCGGCGCTGGCGATCTGCAGGTTCATGTCGGTGATCACG
This window of the Pseudomonas mosselii genome carries:
- the ureC gene encoding urease subunit alpha → MSRISRRAYADMFGPTVGDRVRLADTALWVEVEKDFTIYGEEVKFGGGKVIRDGMGQGQMLAAEAMDLVLTNALIIDHWGIVKADIGVKHGRIAAIGKAGNPDVQPGVTVPVGPGTEVIAAEGKIVTAGGIDSHIHFICPQQVDEALTSGVTTFIGGGTGPATGTNATTCTPGPWYLARMLQAADCLPINIGLLGKGNASRPEALREQIAAGAVGLKLHEDWGSTPAAIDCCLGVAEEMDIQVAIHTDTLNESGCIEDTLAAIGERTIHTFHTEGAGGGHAPDIIRAAGQANVLPSSTNPTLPYTVNTVDEHLDMLMVCHHLDPSIAEDVAFAESRIRRETIAAEDILHDMGAFAMTSSDSQAMGRVGEVVLRTWQVAHQMKLRRGPLAPDGAYSDNFRVKRYIAKYTLNPALTHGIAHEVGSVEVGKLADLVLWAPAFFAVKPALVLKGGMIATAPMGDINGSIPTPQPVHYRPMFGALGAARHATRMTFLPQAALDRGLPHELKLQSLIGVAHGCRRVRKADMVHNTLQPLIEVDAQTYQVRADGELLVCEPAHELPLAQRYFLF
- the ureE gene encoding urease accessory protein UreE; amino-acid sequence: MIVLTRRITQAGAITGTVTLDVDSRIKSRLRVTLEDGREAGLMLERGHLLRGGELLSDAEGTQVIQVLAAPEAVSTVRCADPHLLARAAYHLGNRHVPLQIEPGLLRYQHDHVLDDMLRGLGLEVVAEQAPFEPEAGAYQSAPHGHSHGHAHPFVRLPAHS
- a CDS encoding HupE/UreJ family protein; translation: MKKTFALVLLMVALPAFAHPGHDANPLQDGLLHPLTGLDHLLMLLGTGVLAALTRRNLALPLATLAAMFVGAVCGHLFGDVVGMEQMILGSLLVAAAAMLLPSRQLLLSLIMPVFALFHGWAHGVEATPSAFWQFSAGFVTVSGLLLAVGFGVGCLLRRHAGLQKAFGGGLLAGAALVLAG
- a CDS encoding urease accessory protein UreF encodes the protein MTSDLALLRLLQLASPGLPVGGFTYSQGLEWAVEAGWVKGAKGFAAWQREQLRDTLGHLDWPLLARLYRACQADDADAFAHWSLFLLANRETAELRLEERQRGSALARLLDGWQLAQAPAWRASLELSQLGGMAWLGAHWSIPLRQLALGHGFAWLEGAVMAGVKLVPFGQQAAQTLLRDLGEELPAVLDHALALDDDQLGGGLPLLAIASSRHETQYTRLFRS
- the ureG gene encoding urease accessory protein UreG, whose amino-acid sequence is MENYQQPLRVGVGGPVGSGKTALLECLCKAMRDHYQIAVVTNDIYTKEDQRILTEAGALAPERIVGVETGGCPHTAIREDASMNLAAVEALARRFGNLEVIFVESGGDNLSATFSPELADLTIYVIDVAEGEKIPRKGGPGITKSDFLVINKTDLAPYVGASLEVMERDTRRMRPERPWTFSNLKKGEGLQAVIDFIVERGMLGERGCRSYGA
- a CDS encoding cell wall hydrolase; translation: MRLSWMLFGLSLTLLTGPLPAADSQKAAVAEDKAQALEEKVVEDAPPPKKQETLTPGEVQAVDPAGQAPMDDSITCLARTIYWEAKGADTKDMSAVASVVLNRLGHEGFPDSICGVVKQGVESKSCQFSWWCDGRPDQVEEAQRYAVAKEIARKALNQQLQDPTGGALYFHDRNVNPEWAKAYRKTAETTHFLFYKPNQALAR
- a CDS encoding AEC family transporter produces the protein MLPLLLTTLVPIILLIALGTWLRLRGFLAETFWPGAERLSYYVLLPSLFLHGLATANLDGVPVLGMVGVLMLSTLLGALLLVLYQGAASHDGADFTSVFQGGVRFNNYIGATLAAGIYGTAGIALAAVANAAIVPLVNLLCVLVFARFSARHSSPATVLKAIFANPLIIGCAAGLLLRLTGLGLPAGLEPTVKALGQAALPLGLLCVGAALGGARLGQQVKPLVAASLFKFLVMPLTTWCLCRVLGLGGQAAVVAVLFQALPTASSSYVMARQMGGNAPLMATIIALQTVVAAATLPLMLTLTLS
- a CDS encoding LysR family transcriptional regulator is translated as MSLKALRTLVTIARHGTFARAADLLSLTPSAVSLHIKTLEEELQVALFDRSRRQVVLTEAGQLAVARAEGILAAYDELADTLASGPSLRGRLRIGAIHTVLARRLPRALVWIKAHHPELHVSVVSGMSAELARRVEDGELDAAITTEPVSPYPQSLQNTPLFEDRFWAIASPDLAGQSLPTLLANQPFLRFDKRAWAGRQIEQELRRQRLQVNEQMELDSQEALARMAAMGLGVAVIPMSDDDLERLPAATVLPFGEPQLTRRMVLLEHEKSQRRHLSAVLKTALEA
- a CDS encoding ABC transporter permease: MSGGFPEALQFSFAGWVNRLVDWLVLHYGDHLRGISDQLLQLLVGLENLLRLLPWWLLLLLVGLLAWHASRSLARAVVLPLLLALIGMLGLWDKLLQTLALVLVSTGLCVLVGVPLGILLATRPLARRLILPVLDVMQTLPAFVYLIPVLMLFGLGKVPAVFATLIYALPPLVRLTDLGLAQIDPSLLQAAHGLGASRWQRLRRIALPLALPSIMAGLNQSVMMALSMVVVASMIGARGLGEDVLAGIQTLNVGQGVEAGLAIVALAMVIDRISQAYGRPGR
- a CDS encoding ABC transporter substrate-binding protein produces the protein MKKVPTLLAGLLLAIGLASTDSAASAEQPAPIHFGAIGWESGALTTEILRLIVERGYGYPTDTLPGSTVSMEVALARNDLQVIAEEWAGRSPAWVKAEQAGQVFALGDTVKNAEEGWWVPAYVIKGDPARKLKPLAPDLRSVDDLKRYPQVFDDPEAPGKGRFLNSPSGWTSETVNSQKLKAYGLDGLYNNFRSGTGAALDAEIAAKIKLGKPVLFYYWSPTPLMGRYDLVRLEEPPFDATAWATLTDAANPSPKGSRSLPAKLSIGVSKAFRDAHPELVAVFEKVDLPIDTLNKALADMSETRQKPRDAAIAFLRANPAVWKAWLPAENAAKVEAGL